A window of the Candidatus Eisenbacteria bacterium genome harbors these coding sequences:
- the pgeF gene encoding peptidoglycan editing factor PgeF, whose amino-acid sequence MNQIPPDCMSVPSLGDGVLAFFSTSLSLKNSSSRPPVTHPAMLSSLGLDPGTAAYGKQVHGSTVKVVSSPGNQGACDSLVTPRKGILLATFVADCAAVLLFDKRNKAIANVHAGWRGALAGITRKTVESMENKFKTRPEDLSAYISPSIGSCCYTVGSEVADLFDGTFVHTRDGKLFLDLWSLNKSQLEASGVTPDRIHVSGICTCCNPDLFHSYRRDGPHSGRMVSVIGLVSSA is encoded by the coding sequence ATGAACCAGATTCCCCCGGACTGTATGAGCGTCCCATCCCTCGGCGATGGCGTTCTTGCGTTCTTCTCGACCTCGCTTTCTCTGAAGAACTCATCATCGAGACCGCCGGTGACACATCCCGCAATGCTTTCATCACTCGGACTCGATCCCGGAACAGCCGCATATGGAAAACAAGTCCACGGATCGACTGTGAAGGTCGTGTCATCTCCGGGTAATCAGGGCGCCTGCGACTCACTTGTTACCCCAAGGAAAGGTATTCTCCTTGCGACGTTTGTGGCGGACTGCGCAGCGGTTCTTCTCTTTGACAAACGGAACAAGGCAATCGCAAACGTCCATGCCGGTTGGAGAGGAGCTCTCGCGGGCATCACGCGAAAAACGGTCGAGTCAATGGAGAACAAATTCAAGACCCGGCCCGAAGACCTGAGCGCCTACATATCCCCATCCATCGGGTCGTGTTGCTATACGGTCGGCAGCGAGGTTGCTGACCTTTTTGATGGGACTTTCGTGCATACGAGAGATGGAAAACTCTTCCTTGACCTCTGGTCGCTCAACAAATCACAGCTCGAGGCGAGCGGAGTCACACCTGACAGAATACATGTTTCGGGTATCTGCACATGCTGCAATCCTGATCTTTTCCATTCATACAGAAGGGACGGACCGCACTCGGGGAGAATGGTTTCGGTTATTGGATTGGTGTCTTCAGCCTGA
- a CDS encoding Mut7-C RNAse domain-containing protein: MSRGKDIDKKLAGHDTGWLPRDGKFAYDRNVEAKFLLDGTVDRLCRWLRLLGFDAELSRAADDVAFLVDACNKGRIALTRKQSRVKNAREAVFIESGNIRQQLKQVLDRFGKPDSPLSRCSLCNTALVKREKIEIEGLVPEYPYKKCNEFYSCPNCKKFYWRGTHPEKMKAFIEDALSASG; encoded by the coding sequence GTGTCCCGGGGTAAAGACATAGACAAGAAACTTGCGGGACACGACACTGGATGGTTGCCACGTGACGGCAAGTTCGCATATGATCGTAATGTGGAAGCGAAATTTCTTCTGGACGGAACCGTTGACAGACTCTGCCGGTGGCTGAGGCTCCTCGGTTTTGATGCCGAGCTTTCAAGAGCTGCCGACGATGTAGCATTCCTTGTGGACGCATGCAACAAGGGAAGGATTGCACTAACGAGAAAGCAGTCGCGAGTGAAGAATGCACGAGAAGCAGTCTTCATTGAGAGCGGAAATATCAGACAACAACTGAAGCAGGTGCTCGACAGGTTCGGGAAGCCGGATTCACCTCTTTCAAGGTGCTCGCTCTGCAACACCGCTCTCGTTAAGAGAGAGAAGATAGAGATCGAGGGACTTGTGCCCGAATACCCCTACAAAAAGTGCAACGAGTTCTATTCGTGTCCGAACTGCAAGAAGTTCTACTGGCGGGGCACTCACCCTGAAAAGATGAAAGCCTTCATCGAAGACGCTCTGTCCGCATCAGGCTGA